In Deltaproteobacteria bacterium, a genomic segment contains:
- a CDS encoding serine/threonine-protein phosphatase has product MMIHGVSHRGFKRDSNEDRYLCRKLNDGSLLMAVADGMGGQAGGEVAAQIAIDVIAEFDPALEPVEEQLESLIREADYRIRRRAEENTALEGMGTTLTIALVKAGVAYWAHLGDSRLYLFRGRRLAAVTGDHTIPGFLLAEGKISREDARVHPMRSGLLDCVGCGSLDKDSGAFNISEGDLLVLTTDGLHDYVSEDTIRSILDSGKSLEDRFRELVNAALDAGGYDNITVAGAQF; this is encoded by the coding sequence ATGATGATCCATGGCGTCAGTCATCGAGGCTTCAAAAGGGATTCGAACGAGGATCGGTACCTTTGCCGGAAGCTGAATGACGGTTCCTTGCTCATGGCTGTCGCCGACGGCATGGGTGGACAGGCGGGCGGCGAGGTGGCCGCACAAATCGCTATCGACGTTATAGCCGAATTCGATCCCGCTCTCGAACCCGTAGAAGAACAGCTTGAGTCGCTGATCCGAGAAGCCGATTACAGAATACGGCGGAGGGCGGAGGAAAACACAGCGCTTGAGGGCATGGGGACCACGTTGACGATCGCCCTGGTCAAAGCGGGAGTCGCCTATTGGGCGCATTTGGGCGACAGCCGGCTTTACCTGTTCCGGGGACGCCGGCTTGCCGCCGTAACCGGAGATCATACCATACCCGGTTTTCTTCTGGCGGAAGGCAAGATTTCAAGGGAAGACGCCCGGGTTCACCCCATGAGAAGCGGCCTGCTGGATTGTGTCGGATGCGGCAGCCTGGATAAGGACTCGGGTGCATTCAACATATCTGAGGGTGACCTGCTCGTGCTGACAACGGATGGATTGCACGATTACGTATCCGAAGACACGATCCGTTCGATTCTGGATTCCGGCAAGAGCCTGGAGGACAGGTTTCGAGAACTCGTGAACGCCGCACTGGACGCGGGCGGTTATGATAACATAACCGTCGCGGGAGCGCAGTTCTGA
- a CDS encoding 3-hydroxyacyl-CoA dehydrogenase family protein, with protein sequence MKIQTVFIVGSGLMGSGIAQVCAQAGLRVILCDVAQGQLDKALQTISWSAGKFIEKGAVEGTLDQVMNRVSTTTGYVPAAEADLVLEAVFENIDIKRDVLEKLKGVVRPDALIATNTSAIPITELAASVDRPQRFLGLHFFSPVPMMKAVEVIRGMFTSDETLSAARELAVQIGKDPIMVNRDVAGFVINRINFPSTIEAMRLVEAGVATVEDIDKGLRLASGRRMGIFETGDMVGLDVTYGALMAMYRETGEERWYPPLLLRRKVKAGQLGRKTGVGWYRYDKDGNRLGPAEL encoded by the coding sequence ATGAAGATTCAGACGGTGTTCATTGTGGGCAGCGGCCTTATGGGCTCGGGCATCGCACAGGTGTGCGCCCAGGCCGGCCTCCGGGTGATCCTGTGCGATGTCGCTCAAGGGCAGCTGGACAAGGCCCTGCAAACCATTTCCTGGTCCGCCGGCAAGTTCATTGAGAAGGGCGCGGTAGAGGGAACCCTGGACCAGGTCATGAATCGCGTTTCCACCACAACGGGCTATGTTCCCGCCGCTGAGGCGGATCTGGTTCTGGAGGCGGTTTTCGAAAACATCGATATAAAACGGGACGTTCTCGAAAAGCTGAAAGGGGTCGTTCGTCCAGACGCACTGATCGCCACCAACACCAGCGCGATCCCCATCACTGAGCTGGCGGCGTCGGTTGATCGTCCCCAACGGTTCCTGGGCCTGCACTTTTTCAGTCCCGTTCCCATGATGAAGGCCGTGGAAGTGATTCGGGGCATGTTTACCAGCGACGAAACCCTTTCGGCGGCCAGAGAACTTGCTGTTCAAATCGGAAAAGATCCCATTATGGTCAACCGCGACGTGGCCGGTTTTGTTATCAATCGGATCAACTTCCCATCCACCATCGAGGCCATGCGTCTGGTGGAAGCCGGGGTGGCTACGGTGGAGGACATAGACAAGGGACTCCGGCTGGCCTCCGGCCGCCGGATGGGCATCTTCGAGACCGGCGACATGGTGGGACTGGACGTCACCTATGGCGCGCTCATGGCAATGTATCGCGAGACCGGCGAGGAGCGCTGGTATCCACCCCTGTTGCTAAGACGAAAAGTGAAAGCCGGACAACTCGGCCGAAAGACAGGGGTCGGCTGGTACCGCTACGACAAAGACGGCAACCGTCTCGGCCCGGCCGAGCTATAA
- a CDS encoding aminopeptidase P family protein: MKQHRIQELQKNLARNTIDAVVIMQPRDLYYYSGTAQPCNLIVPQKGDPVLLVRRGWSFVCEETWIADYEKGGGGKSVLKKLKQMGIDGGVVGVEMDVVPYALIDRMNSLLEPYTLVNASPLFLEQRMIKDPEEIERMRKASLRFDLLHRTIKEHLRPGIREVDLFSKILEVETRNEAEQILFIRRWDDWLPAAGTIVSGENLYRISGHAHTVTGTGLGAALPWGPSTREIHEGDLVVADCPLNYRGYHVDNARTYVLGQPNKRQEDTYRSLLEVQDSTLKRIRPGVPVNEVFEHAMEKVKASGFEAYFQGYGDSQGKYVGHGVGLEVDEPPVIDSDTTLPVQTQMTLAVECKFIIPDFGAVFIEDTVVVQEQGVEILTRSERTLAVV, translated from the coding sequence TTGAAACAACATCGGATACAAGAACTTCAGAAAAACCTCGCGCGAAATACTATTGACGCGGTCGTCATCATGCAACCTCGGGATCTGTACTATTACAGTGGAACGGCCCAGCCGTGCAATCTGATCGTCCCACAAAAAGGGGATCCCGTCCTATTGGTCCGGAGAGGATGGTCATTTGTTTGCGAAGAGACCTGGATCGCGGACTACGAGAAAGGGGGAGGAGGGAAAAGCGTACTGAAAAAACTGAAGCAAATGGGAATAGACGGAGGGGTCGTGGGTGTGGAAATGGACGTGGTTCCCTACGCCTTGATCGACCGGATGAACTCGTTGCTGGAGCCGTATACGCTGGTGAACGCCTCCCCTTTGTTTCTCGAGCAACGTATGATCAAAGACCCCGAGGAAATCGAACGGATGCGGAAGGCGAGTCTTCGGTTCGATCTGCTCCACCGCACTATCAAAGAGCATCTTCGTCCCGGAATCCGCGAGGTGGATCTGTTCAGCAAGATTTTGGAAGTGGAAACTCGAAACGAGGCCGAGCAAATACTGTTCATACGCCGCTGGGACGACTGGCTTCCAGCCGCCGGCACCATTGTCAGCGGGGAAAACCTCTATCGCATATCCGGCCATGCGCACACGGTGACCGGAACCGGCTTGGGAGCCGCGCTTCCGTGGGGGCCGTCGACCCGGGAGATTCACGAAGGCGATCTGGTGGTGGCGGACTGCCCTTTGAATTATCGGGGCTACCACGTCGACAACGCCCGCACGTATGTTCTGGGCCAACCGAATAAAAGACAAGAGGATACCTATCGCTCCCTTCTCGAGGTGCAGGATAGCACCCTCAAACGGATACGTCCCGGTGTTCCGGTGAATGAGGTCTTCGAACATGCGATGGAAAAAGTGAAAGCGTCCGGCTTCGAGGCGTACTTCCAAGGCTACGGGGACTCTCAGGGGAAATATGTGGGTCACGGTGTGGGCCTCGAGGTAGATGAACCCCCGGTAATCGACTCCGACACCACCCTCCCCGTACAAACTCAAATGACGCTTGCCGTGGAATGCAAATTCATCATTCCGGACTTCGGCGCCGTATTCATCGAAGATACCGTGGTCGTACAGGAACAGGGGGTCGAGATTCTCACCCGATCGGAGCGCACGCTGGCGGTAGTCTGA
- a CDS encoding AMP-binding protein translates to MKGYLNQPEATAAALKGGWLHTGDMARQDEDGYIYIVDRKKELIIRGGYNVYPREIEEVLYKHPAVLEAAVVGVPSEDLGEEVAAFVVVRPGVAADENDIRSFVRERVAPYKYPRIVRLMEELPKTHTGKILKRRIKLDT, encoded by the coding sequence ATGAAGGGTTACCTGAACCAACCCGAGGCCACGGCCGCGGCCCTCAAGGGCGGCTGGCTGCACACCGGGGACATGGCGCGACAGGACGAGGACGGGTACATCTATATTGTAGATCGAAAAAAAGAACTCATCATCCGGGGCGGATACAACGTCTATCCCCGGGAGATCGAGGAAGTCCTGTACAAACATCCTGCTGTACTCGAGGCGGCTGTGGTGGGCGTGCCCAGCGAGGACCTGGGAGAAGAAGTGGCCGCCTTCGTTGTGGTTCGGCCCGGAGTAGCCGCCGACGAAAACGACATTCGAAGCTTTGTAAGGGAGCGGGTGGCTCCCTACAAGTATCCTAGGATCGTCCGGCTGATGGAGGAGTTGCCCAAGACCCACACCGGCAAGATTCTGAAGCGGCGGATCAAGCTCGATACTTGA
- a CDS encoding acetyl-CoA C-acetyltransferase translates to MKEAVIVGACRTPVGRFGGALKAVTDRELGTLVIKEALKRAAIRPDQVEEVIFAQQYRTGVLPPNMARPIAVDAGIPIRVPEYTVAKACGGSLKTVFLAAQSIKAGDADVIVAGGLEHMTNAAYLLPTGRWGARLGHAQLMDQLVLFDPISGNTMGETAENVAEKYKVSREDQDAFALLSQQRAKSALDLGLFEQQIVPVPIPAKKGEPAYFTVDEHPRPETTLQGLSKLKPVFREGGTVTAGNSSGMNDGAAAMVLASRDKARDLQLQPLASIVGYASVGVEPSMMGIGPVDATREVLKRTGLTIADIDLVELNEAFSSQSLACIRELGLDADRVNVNGGAIALGHPISGTGGVILTKLMYEMRRRGCELGLATMCLGGGQGVALIVRNEG, encoded by the coding sequence GTGAAAGAGGCAGTGATTGTTGGAGCATGCCGTACCCCTGTTGGTAGATTCGGGGGCGCCCTGAAGGCGGTCACCGATCGGGAATTGGGGACTCTGGTCATAAAAGAGGCTTTGAAACGGGCCGCCATTAGGCCCGACCAGGTCGAAGAAGTCATCTTCGCGCAACAGTATCGAACGGGTGTACTCCCTCCCAATATGGCCCGGCCTATTGCCGTGGACGCGGGCATTCCCATTCGAGTGCCCGAGTATACGGTAGCCAAGGCCTGCGGCGGTTCCCTAAAAACCGTGTTTCTGGCTGCTCAGTCCATAAAAGCGGGCGATGCCGACGTGATCGTCGCGGGTGGTCTCGAACACATGACCAATGCAGCGTACCTGCTGCCTACAGGGCGGTGGGGGGCTCGCCTGGGCCACGCGCAACTCATGGATCAGCTGGTGCTCTTTGACCCTATCAGCGGTAACACCATGGGCGAAACGGCTGAAAACGTGGCCGAGAAATACAAGGTCAGCCGGGAAGACCAGGATGCCTTCGCATTGCTCAGCCAGCAAAGGGCCAAGAGCGCCCTCGATCTGGGGCTGTTCGAACAGCAGATCGTGCCCGTACCCATACCCGCGAAAAAAGGTGAACCCGCTTATTTCACCGTAGACGAGCATCCTCGACCGGAAACCACGTTGCAGGGCCTGAGCAAACTCAAGCCCGTATTTCGGGAAGGCGGTACGGTCACAGCGGGTAATTCCAGTGGCATGAACGACGGAGCGGCAGCCATGGTGTTGGCTTCGCGGGACAAGGCCCGGGATCTGCAGCTCCAGCCCCTTGCCTCTATCGTCGGCTATGCATCCGTGGGAGTGGAACCTTCCATGATGGGCATCGGACCCGTGGATGCTACCCGTGAGGTGCTGAAGAGGACCGGGCTGACCATCGCCGATATCGACCTGGTGGAACTCAACGAGGCATTTTCCAGCCAATCCCTGGCCTGCATTCGCGAATTGGGTCTGGATGCGGACAGGGTCAATGTGAACGGCGGCGCCATAGCGCTGGGTCACCCTATCAGCGGCACGGGAGGAGTTATTCTCACCAAGCTGATGTACGAGATGCGGCGCAGGGGCTGTGAATTGGGTTTGGCCACCATGTGTCTGGGCGGCGGCCAGGGCGTGGCCCTGATCGTAAGAAACGAGGGTTAG
- a CDS encoding NAD-dependent deacylase — translation MENVYAQVARMILESDKVVVFTGAGVSTESGISDFRSPDGIWSRYDPEDFTIQRFVSDREARKRNWQLRKELISANYQPNPAHHAIAELEKMGKLSCVITQNIDGLHHVAGNSEDRIVELHGTIKYAKCLKCDDRLPLTDVLERIDAGEEDPHCKKCGGLLKAATVSFGEAMPLREMERADRCSRECDLLIVIGSSLVVFPAASMPLIAKSAGAKLVIINYTPTEMDSQADVVIHEKAGVVMQAVLQEVKRQRS, via the coding sequence ATGGAAAATGTCTACGCCCAAGTCGCCCGAATGATCCTTGAATCGGATAAGGTAGTCGTGTTCACGGGAGCAGGGGTAAGTACGGAATCGGGCATCTCTGACTTCCGTAGCCCGGACGGAATCTGGTCCAGATACGATCCCGAGGATTTCACCATCCAACGGTTTGTTTCAGACAGAGAAGCGAGGAAGCGGAACTGGCAACTCAGGAAGGAATTGATCTCCGCCAACTACCAGCCCAATCCGGCGCATCACGCGATTGCGGAACTCGAAAAAATGGGGAAGTTGTCCTGCGTGATTACACAAAACATAGACGGACTACACCATGTAGCCGGCAATTCCGAAGACCGTATTGTCGAGCTTCACGGAACGATCAAATACGCCAAATGTCTGAAATGCGATGACCGCCTCCCTCTCACGGACGTACTCGAGAGAATCGATGCCGGGGAAGAGGATCCTCACTGCAAAAAATGCGGCGGGCTGTTGAAAGCGGCCACGGTTTCCTTTGGTGAGGCCATGCCTCTGCGGGAAATGGAGCGCGCCGATCGATGCAGTCGCGAATGCGACCTGTTAATTGTGATTGGTTCCTCGCTGGTGGTATTCCCGGCGGCAAGTATGCCTCTCATCGCCAAAAGCGCCGGCGCCAAACTGGTCATCATCAACTACACTCCCACGGAGATGGATTCCCAGGCGGACGTCGTCATCCACGAAAAAGCGGGCGTTGTGATGCAAGCCGTACTGCAGGAAGTTAAGAGGCAACGATCCTAA